In Symbiobacterium terraclitae, a single window of DNA contains:
- a CDS encoding FGGY-family carbohydrate kinase: protein MAVLIGIDVGTTHLKAGAFTPAGELLAMATRPTPAASTPEGGAEYDPEAIWSGVAACLAEVRRVVQGQVVAVGIASMAESGVLVDGGGSAAYPAIAWFDPRTRPQAERLGKQVGREVLFRRTGLFLMPKFGLLKLLWIKEHAPGAYARGAAWLSMAEWIAFKLTGRLASCPTLASRTLAFDLTAGAWMDDLLAEVGVRRALFCEIVPEGAPLGGVTEAAAGLTGLPAGAPVALAGHDHPCAALAAGVTGPGQMLDSTGTAEAVIGAMAGPLLTPAALASEISQGPLPVPGLYALQAGAPASGGSVEWLRQELLGGAGYADLIRLAEEAGEGPTGLLYLPHLAGGGPPRVNPASRGALVGLSYGTTRSQVVKAVLEGTAYELRQMVTAMEDLTGTPFTRVVVTGGHARNPVWLQIKADVLARPLVVLEASEATLLGAALLGGVGGGVYGGPVEAAAAVRRQSRVVSPRAEVAGAYAAVYRRYAGLAEALRPVYEG, encoded by the coding sequence ATGGCGGTGCTGATCGGCATCGACGTGGGCACGACCCACCTGAAGGCCGGCGCCTTCACGCCGGCCGGCGAGCTGCTGGCCATGGCCACCCGTCCCACGCCGGCGGCGTCCACGCCCGAGGGTGGTGCCGAGTACGACCCGGAGGCGATCTGGTCCGGCGTTGCTGCCTGTCTCGCCGAGGTGCGGCGGGTGGTGCAGGGCCAGGTCGTCGCGGTGGGCATCGCCTCCATGGCGGAGTCGGGTGTGCTGGTGGACGGCGGCGGAAGCGCGGCGTACCCGGCGATCGCCTGGTTCGATCCCCGCACCCGCCCGCAGGCGGAGCGGCTGGGGAAGCAGGTGGGCCGGGAGGTGCTCTTCCGCCGCACGGGCCTCTTCCTGATGCCGAAGTTCGGCTTGCTGAAGCTGCTCTGGATCAAGGAGCATGCGCCCGGGGCGTATGCGCGGGGCGCGGCGTGGCTCTCCATGGCGGAGTGGATCGCCTTCAAGCTGACGGGCCGCCTGGCCTCCTGCCCCACGCTGGCCTCCCGCACCCTGGCCTTCGACCTGACCGCCGGCGCGTGGATGGACGACCTGCTGGCCGAGGTGGGCGTGCGGCGTGCGCTGTTCTGCGAGATCGTGCCCGAGGGCGCCCCGCTGGGCGGCGTCACCGAGGCGGCGGCCGGGTTGACGGGGCTTCCTGCGGGCGCACCGGTGGCCCTGGCCGGCCACGACCACCCCTGCGCGGCGCTGGCGGCCGGGGTTACGGGGCCGGGGCAGATGCTGGACTCGACGGGCACCGCCGAGGCGGTGATCGGGGCGATGGCCGGCCCGCTGCTCACGCCGGCCGCGCTGGCCAGCGAGATCAGCCAGGGTCCGCTGCCGGTGCCGGGGCTGTATGCGCTCCAGGCGGGAGCGCCGGCCTCGGGCGGTTCGGTGGAGTGGCTCCGGCAGGAGCTGCTGGGCGGGGCGGGCTACGCCGACCTGATCCGGCTGGCGGAGGAGGCGGGAGAGGGGCCCACGGGACTGCTCTACCTCCCACACCTGGCCGGCGGGGGGCCGCCCAGGGTGAACCCGGCCTCCCGCGGCGCACTGGTGGGGCTCAGCTACGGCACGACCCGCTCCCAGGTGGTGAAGGCGGTGCTGGAGGGGACCGCATACGAGCTGCGGCAGATGGTGACCGCCATGGAGGACCTGACGGGCACGCCGTTCACCCGGGTGGTCGTCACCGGCGGCCACGCCCGCAACCCGGTGTGGCTCCAGATCAAGGCCGACGTGCTCGCCCGGCCGCTGGTGGTGCTCGAGGCTTCCGAGGCGACGCTGCTCGGTGCCGCCCTGCTGGGGGGCGTCGGCGGCGGCGTGTACGGCGGACCGGTGGAGGCGGCCGCCGCGGTGCGCCGGCAGTCCAGGGTGGTCAGCCCGAGGGCGGAGGTCGCCGGGGCGTACGCGGCCGTGTACCGCCGCTATGCCGGGCTGGCCGAGGCGCTGCGGCCGGTGTACGAGGGATGA